The Montipora capricornis isolate CH-2021 chromosome 6, ASM3666992v2, whole genome shotgun sequence genome has a window encoding:
- the LOC138052495 gene encoding BUD13 homolog isoform X3, with protein sequence MAAVSKQEYLKRYLSNSVPEKKKKKKKGPKMASKRPSSFIVDDDITLKDVAVSNAEQAKIEFEDDADEAPAVYEDDGVTKISIETFKKREEDKKNKWAPISRKPASSPDRREGQNVDYDSDNSPPRSTVRRRQDTPDLSPRRDSLRQGPGQSPVRIKQERNSPSRRERLDDSPDLSPHRRRQMRSPFRKTANDLSSTNSERRETLIQAEKSPPRSHRRRHDSGDSMQEQTRDGRSYLSPSRQQNYHRASRSAGRRARHDSPDISPQRKGIKTNSHLSAARKRTNHDSNEMHRTKRTNSDSDQSPPRKRTNSDSDQSPPRKRTNSDSDQSPPRKRTNSDSDQSPPRKRSNRDSDQSPPRKQKQFEVRSTTKSGSENRMSSGRKAGLLSASDLKKENERKRKEEADMYSKMDPSTSGKGSETVYRDKMGRKKDIKMDRIKRREEERKELEDSEKFMEWGRGVVQTKETQDKVADYLHEVDKPLARYRDDKDLEEMLKDQEREDPMLAYMKQKKKKTRHQGRKERFVYVFTLLPASAIGLLIFELDIKSEVFFFFNEGSTYM encoded by the exons ATGGCGGCAGTTTCAAAGCAAGAATATCTGAAACGTTATTTGTCGAATTCTGTTCccgaaaagaagaaaaagaaaaagaaaggaccTAAAATGGCTTCCAAACGTCCGTCATCTTTTATTGTGGATGATGATATAACTCTCAAGGATGTTGCGGTGTCAAATGCCGAGCAAGCAAAAATCGAATTTGAAGATGATGCCGACGAAGCTCCCGCGGTCTACGAGGATGATGGTGTCACGAAAATCTCGATTGAGACTTTCAAAAAACGAGAAGAAGATAAAAAGAATAAGTGGGCGCCAATAAGTCGAAAACCGGCGTCATCGCCAGACAGAAGAGAAGGGCAAAACGTGGATTACGATAGCGACAATTCACCACCAAGGTCAACAGTCAGACGCCGACAGGATACTCCTGATCTGTCACCACGGCGTGATAGTTTGCGTCAAGGGCCTGGTCAATCACCAGTTAGGATAAAACAAGAGAGAAATTCACCATCACGACGAGAAAGATTGGATGACAGCCCTGACCTATCACCTCACAGGAGAAGACAAATGAGAAGTCCTTTTCGTAAAACTGCGAATGATTTGTCTTCAACTAATTCTGAGAGAAGAGAAACGTTGATACAGGCCGAAAAGAGTCCACCAAGATCTCACAGAAGAAGACATGACTCTGGTGACTCTATGCAAGAGCAAACACGCGACGGTAGGAGTTACTTATCTCCATCAAGGCAGCAAAACTATCACAGGGCAAGTCGATCTGCGGGAAGGAGGGCTCGGCATGACTCTCCTGATATTTCCCCTCAACGAAAAGGCATAAAAACAAACTCACACCTGTCGGCTGCTAGGAAAAGGACTAACCATGACTCTAATGAAATGCATCGAACAAAGCGAACCAATAGTGATTCAGATCAGTCCCCACCTAGGAAGCGAACCAATAGCGATTCAGATCAGTCCCCTCCTAGGAAGCGAACCAATAGCGATTCAGATCAGTCTCCTCCTAGGAAGCGAACCAATAGCGATTCAGATCAATCACCGCCGAGAAAAAGAAGCAATAGGGATTCAGACCAGTCACCCCCAAGAAAGCAGAAACAATTTGAAGTGAGAAGCACAACAAAATCAGGGTCTGAGAATCGAATGTCAAGTG GAAGGAAAGCTGGTCTCTTAAGTGCCAGtgacttgaaaaaagaaaatgaaagaaaacgaaaagaggaagcagacatgtATTCCAAAATGGATCCCTCTACCTCTGGAAAGGGATCAGAAACAGTGTACCGGGACAAAATGGGTAGAAAGAAGGACATCAAAATGGACCGAATTAAAAGACGAGAGGAGGAGCGCAAAGAACTGGAGGATAGTGAGAAATTCATGGAGTGGGGAAGAGG CGTTGTGCAAACTAAAGAAACACAAGATAAAGTCGCGGATTATTTACACGAGGTTGACAAGCCACTTGCTCGATATCGTGACGATAAGGATCTTGAAGAGATGCTGAAAGATCAAGAGAGAGAGGATCCAATGCTTGCTTACatgaaacagaaaaagaaaaaaacaagacatcaaggaaggaaagaaaggttCGTATATGTATTTACTTTGCTGCCAGCCTCAGCGATTGGTTTGCTAATATTTGAACTTGACATTAAAAgtgaagtcttttttttttttaatgagggTAGCACGTACATGTGA